GCAGCTCGCCGAGCGGTTCACCCAGCAGCAGCCCGAGCAGTTAGGGCGCTGACCGAACCGAATGCCCTCCCGCGCCGTGGTACGGTTGACACACAACGGCGCGGGGTGGAGCAGCTCGGTAGCTCGCTGGGCTCATAACCCAGAGGTCGCAGGTTCAAATCCTGTCCCCGCTACTGAAGTCGAGGGCCCGGATCCTGATCATGGATCCGGGCCCTCGACGTGTGCGCGCGACACGACGGGTGTACGCCGTGACCTGGTGACTCGCATGAAGTCCGACTTCCTGCGGGGGGAGTTGGCCGTTCTGTGTTTGACTTGTCTCTCTGTGGGCATGTCGACAAAACGCTGTAGTGACCTCAATGGCTGCGGTATACCGGGTGTACCCAGGTTGCAGGTGGTGCGACGATGGACGTTATGGGGGACAAAGTAACTCTGTTCGAGACAGGGCGAATTGTGCGGCCCGCCGGCGGGACCGAAAGCGGTGAGGTCGTCGCGGACCGGGACGATACGGGCGAAGCCACCGAGGAGGCGCGCCGTCGGCTCGCCGCCGACGCCGGCGACGTCGAGGCGATGAGCGTTCTCGGGGCCTTGCTGCTGCGCCGTGGCGATCTCGACGGAGCCGAGCCCCAGTTGCGCGCCGCCACAGCCGCGGGTGACCGGGCCGCCGCCAACAACCTGGGTGTTCTTCTGCACCAGCGGGGATACGCCGAGGAAGCCGCCGGCTGGTGGCGGATCGCCGCCGTCGCCGGGTCCGCCGCGGCCGCGCACGCCCTCGGGCGGCATCACCGCGAGCGCGGCGACGAGCCCGCCGCCGAATATTGGCTGCGCCAGTCCGCCGAACAGGGTCACACCCTCGGCGCGTACGCGCTCGCCGATCTGCTGGAGCACCGCGGCGACGACGGCGCCGAGCAGTGGATGCGCGCCGCCGCCGAGCGCGGGCACCGCGAGGCCGCCTACCGGCTGGCGCGGACACTCGACCGCAAGGCCCTGCACGAGCAGGAGACCGGTACGGACAACGGTGTCAAGCCGTCCGCGCTCGACGAGGTCGAGCAGTGGTACCGGCAGGCCGCGGCGCGCGGGCACCGGCGGGCCGCGCTGCACCTCGGGGCGATCCTGGAGAAGCGGGGCGACCTCAAGGAGGCCGGGCGCTGGTATCTGACGAGCGCCAAGGACGGGGAGGCACGGGCCGCCTGCGCCCTCGGCTTCCTGCTGCGGGACGCGGGGGATACGGAGAGCGCCGCCGTCTGGTGGCTTCGGGCCGCGCAGGAGGGGGACGGCAACGCGGCGAACGCGCTGGGCGCGCTGCACGCCGAGCGCGGCGAGACGCAGACCGCCGAGCGGTGGTACCGGGCGGCGATGGACGCCGGCGATGTCAACGGCGCTTACAACCTCGGGCTGCTCTGCGCCGAGCAGGGCCGCACCGCGCAGGCCGAGCAGTGGTACCGGCGGGCGGCGTACGCGGGGCACCGTGAGGCGGCGAACGCCCTCGCCATCCTGCTGCTCCAGGGCGGGGACGCGACGGGTGCCGAACCGTGGTTCTCCAAAGCCGCCGAGGCGGGGAGCGTGGACGCAGCGTTCAACCTCGGGATCCTGTTCGCCGGGCGGGGCGACGACGAGGCGGCACTGGTCTGGTACGAGCGGGCGGCGGCCGCCGGGCACACAGAGGCGGCGCTCCAGGTCGGGATCTCGCGGCTGCGGGACGGTGACGAACGGACGGCCGAGCGGCATCTGCGGTGCGCGGCTGGTGGCGGCAGCGCGGAGGCCGCCTATCGGCTGGCCACCGTGCTGGACGCGCGCCGGCCGCCGGCGCCCGCGCATGAGCTGGGCGAGCCGTCGCACGAGAAGAGCGAGTGCGAGGAGTGGTACGAGCGGGCGGCCTCGCAGGGGCATCGGCGGGCGCAGGTGCGGGTCGGGATGCTGGCCGCCGCGCGGGGCGATGTCGTGGAGGCGGCGCGGTGGTATCGGGAGGCCGCGGAGGCCGGGTCGCGGAACGGTGCCTTCAATCTGGGACTGCTGCTGGCGCGCGAGGGGAGCGAGCCGGAGGCCGCGCTGTGGTGGACGCGGGCGGCCGACGCGGGGCACGGGCGGGCCGCACTCCGGCTGGCCCTGGTCTACGCGCGTCGGGGGGAGCTGGCGGAGGGGCAGCGGTGGGCGGACCGGGCGGTGTCGCTGGGGCCCGCGGAGGTGGCCGAGCGGGCGGCGCGGTTGCGGGATGCGTTGCGGGAGGAGCTGTCGGCGTGACGCGTGACGCTGCGCTGTGCTGGGGCCACGTTTCTGGCGGCTGCGCCCCCAGACCCCCGCTTTAGGCCTTGAGGCCTTGACGGCCTCGCCCTCAAGCTCCCCCAAGCTCTTCGAGCAGGGGACCCCGGACGGGCTGGTTGTGGCAGCCCGCCCGTAAGCGATTTGCCTCTGTCCGCATCCTTGACGTAATGTTGCGTTCACCGACGCGGGGTGGAGCAGCTCGGTAGCTCGCTGGGCTCATAACCCAGAGGTCGCAGGTTCAAATCCTGTCCCCGCTACTGAAGGTCCAGGGCCGGAATCCATGAGGATTCCGGCCCTGGTGCATTTACGGCTTGTGGCCCACCGCCTCCTCGTACAGGGCACGGTTCACCGTCCTCGACTCCGGGAGAGGGTCCCCGGTCGCCACCTTCTGGGCGCCGTACGCCGATTGGAGGCGTGACGTCGTACCGGCGCGGATCTCCCAGTCCATGCGGAGGGACGGTGTCGATTTCAGGATCGCCTCGTCCGTCTTCAAGAGCTTTGCCAGGTATGTGACGAAGCTCGCATCCTTCTTGTAGTCCGCCGCGAAATACGTGTTCACCGTGCGGATGTACCACCGAGCGGCTGTCCGCCCAGGAACGCGTACCCCGGCTGCCCGTCGACCCTTCGCCACACGGGGTCCAGCAGCCATGCCGAGTCCACGCCGCCGTTCTGCAGTGCCGTGAGAACGTCCGCCGAGCCCAGTTGCTGGTACTGGATCCTGTCGAGGCCGCCGCCGTGCTGCGCCAGCGCCTGCTGCATCAGGTACGCGATCACCGAGCCCTTGCCGATCATCGTGCCCATCCTGCGGCCCGCCATCCGGACCTGTGCCGCCGTCTCGCCGTTTTCCAGCCGCACCCACAGACCGCTCTTCGACTTCGGGTCCGGGGAGAAGTTGCCCGCCACCCACTTGATGTCGAAACCGCCCTTGATGCCGTTCGTGACGGCCGCCTCAGGGGCCGCCCACAGCGCGTCGATGTCTCCCTTCGCCAGCAACGGCAGTGCGTCCGGCGTCGGCAGCACCTTCAGTGTGACGTCCAGGCCCTCTTTCTTGAACTCGCCCTTGTCCAGGGCGGCTTGCAGCGGTGCCACGTACTCGGCGCTCAGCGTTCCCGTCGCGATCGTCACCTTGCCGGACCGACGGCAGCGACGCCGGCAGCAGCACATGCCGGAACATCTGCCACGGGGAGGCCCCGAAGACCCGGCCCGCGTCGCGGTGACCGGAGGGGATCGCCAGCACCGCCGACATCGTCGAGATCCATACGAAGAAGAAGACCGTCGCCGCCACCAGGGCCACCTGCGGGCCCTCGCCGAGCCCGAACATATTGAGGAAGATCGGCAGCAGGGCCAGCTTCGGCACCACGTACAGGGCGTCCAGCAGCGGTTCCAGGGCCGCCCGTACCAGTGACAGCGAACCCATCAGCAGGCCCAGGGCGTAGCCCGCCGCCGTGCCCGCCGCGTAGCCCGCCAGGACGCGCTTCAGGGTGGCCCACACGTCCGGCCACAGGTCCCCGGCCGTGGCGCGGTCCCAGCCGTCGGCAAGGATCGTGGAGGGGGCCGGGTAGACGCGGTCGTCGATCCAGCCCTGGGCGGCGGCCAGCTGCCACAGCAGGACGAGCAGTAGGGGGACGGTGACCGCGAGGGAGAGTTCGAGGGCGCGTCGGCGGCGGTAGGTGCGTACGGGGTCGAGTTCCCGCGGGCCCGGGCGGCGGACCACGACCGACTCGCCCGTCTCGGGTGCGACCGTGGTCATGCCGGCACCGCCTCCCTCCGCAGCAGGTCCCACAGCTCGCTCTTCAGGGCCGTGAACTCGGGCGCCGAGCGGACCTCGCCCGTGCGCGGGCGCGGGAACGGCGGGCGGTGTTCCGCGATGATCCGGCCCGGGCGGGCCGAGATCACCAGGACGCGGTCACCGAGACGAGCGCCTCCTCCAGGCCCACCAGATTCGTGGCAAGCTGTGACGTACACGCCCGGCGCCCAGGCGACGTCGGGCACCCTCCTCGGTGAAGTCGTGAGGCCTCGCCGGCCAGCGTCCGGAGGGACGCGCCACGCGGGCCGACGGCTTCTGCCGCTTAGCACCAGGGCGCGAAGGCGATTGGCTCGCACCTGAGCAACGCTCGGTATCACTGGGCCAATTCAGAGACGCTGTGCGTGATGAAGAGGGTTGTGCGGGCCGGTCATTCAGCGGCCCGCACGCCTACCTCGCGGCGCGGGACACGCTGCACGTCCAGGCCGAAGCGGACGTTGGCCTGGACGGTCTTCCAGTCGTAGATGCCATAGTCCTGGAAGATCATGGCGGTGCGCGCCACGCGGCGGAGCCGCACATCGGGGTGCGGCGTCGTACGGATCTCCAGCGTGCCGGTGCTGGGGCGCAGCAGGCCCGCCGCGATGCGCAGGAGCGTGGACTTGCCGCAGCCCGAGGGACCGACGATGCAGACGAACTCGCCGGGTGCGACGGTCAGGTCGAGGGGGCCGAGGGCCTCGACCGTGTGGGGGGTTCGGCCGAAGGTGCGGGTCAGGTGATGGGCGGTGAGTTTCGGATACGGCGGATACGGCGGATACGGCTCTCCCACGGGGTCTCCTCGCGGAGTGCGGAACGGACTGGTGGGTGCCGTTGACCATATGGCGGCCCGTCAGATTCGGGAAGTCCGTAGGCAGCGCGAAGCCCCGGCGCCGTCTCGGCACCGGGGCTTCGGGAAGGGTGTCTGCTAGGCGCCCGCGCAGCTCGGGCACAGGCCGCGGTACGTCACCTCGACGTCCGAGACCATGAAGCCGAACCGCTCCGAGTCGGGGAGGTCGGCCAGCGGGTTGCCCGTCGGGTGGACGTCGCGGATCGATCCGCAGCGGGCGCACACCAGGTGGTGGTGCGGCCGGTGCGCGTTCGGGTCGTACCGCTTGGCGCGCTTGTCGGTGGAGACCTCGAGCACCTCGCCGAGGGAGACCAGCTCCCCCAGGGTGTTGTAGACGGTCGCCCGGGAGATCTCGGGCAGCTTGGCGACGGCCCGCGCATGGACCTCGTCGGCCGTCAGATGGACGTGCTCGCCGTCCAGGACCTCGGCCACGACGCGCCGCTGCGCGGTCATCCGCCATCCGCGTCCGCGCAGCCGTTCCAACAGGTCACTCATGCAGTCCAGCCTAACAGCTAAGGGGACCAGGTCCCGAACCTGTGTGAGATTGGATCCTTATTTGACTTAGACCTTGTCCATTGTAGGATCGAGACCGGCTTTGGCCAAGTAACTGCAATAGACAGAAGTGACGCAGGAGGCACACGTGGCGCAGGGACCGCTTACGACGGAGGCCGGAGCCCCGGTGGCCGACAACCAGAACAGCGAGACCGCGGGCGTCGGCGGCCCGGTGCTCGTCCAGGACCAGCTCCTTCTGGAGAAGCTCGCCCACTTCAACCGCGAGCGCATCCCGGAGCGTGTCGTGCACGCCCGTGGTGCGGGCGCCTACGGCACCTTCACGGTCACCGCCGATGTCACCCGGTACACGCGTGCCGGGTTCCTCTCCGAGGTCGGCAAGCAGACCGAGACCTTCCTGCGTTTCTCGACCGTCGCCGGCAACCTCGGTGCCGCGGACGCCGTGCGTGACCCCCGCGGGTTCGCGCTGAAGTTCTACACCGAAGAGGGCAATTACGACCTCGTCGGCAACAACACCCCGGTGTTCTTCATCAAGGACGCCATCAAGTTCCCCGACTTCATCCACACCCAGAAGCGCGACCCGTACACGGGCTCGCAGGAGGCGGACAACGTCTGGGACTTCTGGGGCCTTTCGCCCGAGTCCACCCACCAGGTGACCTGGCTGTTCGGCGACCGCGGCATCCCCGCCTCGTACCGCCACATGAACGGCTACGGCTCGCACACCTACCAGTGGAACAACGAGGCCGGCGAGGTCTTCTGGGTCAAGTACCACTTCAAGACCGACCAGGGCATCAAGAACCTCACCCAGGCCGAGGCCAACAAGCTCGCCGGTGAGGACCCCGACTCCCACCAGCGCGACCTGCGCGAGGCCATCGAGCGCGGCGAGTTCCCGACCTGGACCGTGCAGGTGCAGATCATGCCGGCGGCCGAGGCGGCGACGTACCGCTTCAACCCGTTCGACCTCACCAAGGTCTGGCCGCACGAGGACTACCCGCCGATCGAGATCGGCAAGCTGGAGCTCAACCGCAACCCGGAGAACATCTTCGCTGAGGTCGAGCAGTCGATCTTCAGCCCCGCGCACTTCGTACCGGGCATCGGTCCCTCCCCGGACAAGATGCTCCAGGGCCGTCTCTTCGCGTACGGCGACGCACACCGCTACCGCGTCGGCATCAACGCCGACCACCTGCCGGTGAACCGTCCGCACGCCACCGAGGCGCGCACCAACTCGCGTGACGGCTTCCTCTACGACGGCCGCCACAAGGGCGCGAAGAACTACGAGCCGAACAGCTTCGGCGGTCCGTTCCAGACGGACCGGCCGCTGTGGCAGTCGACCTCGAACTTCACCGCCGGTACCGGCAACCACGAGACCCCGGTGCACGCCGAGGACGACGACTTCGTGCAGGCGGGCAACCTCTACCGCCTGATGTCGGAGGGTGAGAAGGACCGTCTGATCGAGAACCTCGCGGGCTTCATCGCCAAGGTCTCCCGTGACGACATCGCCGAGCGCGCGATCAACAACTTCCGTCAGGCCGACGGAGACTTCGGCAAGCGCCTGGAGGCCGCGGTCCAGGCTCTGCGCGGCTGACCCGGGTTGGACCGCTTGTCGTAGGGGGCGGGCCGGTATCCCTCCGGGGATCCCGGCCCGTTCGCTTGCCCGCGGCCGGCGGGCGCCGGCCGGCGGGTGGCTGGGGCCTGGGGGCGGCTAGTGACTCCCTGCCGGGACGCGTCGTCGGGCCGGTGCCCAGCAGCGGATGATGTCGCGGACCGAGACGACGCCGACCGGCTCGTCGCGTTCCAGGACGATCAGATGCCGGAACCCGCCGTGGGTCATGGCGCGCGCGGCCTCTTCCAGGGTCCAGGACGGCACGGCGAACACGACGTCCGTGGTGGTGTGGGCGTGGGCCCGTTCGGTGTCCGGGCACTGGCCCAGGCCGACGGAGTTGAGGATGTCGCGCTCGGTGAGGATGCCGAGGCCGCCGGCGTCCGGGTCGAGGACGACGGCCGCGCCGACCCGGCGGGCGGACATCAGGGCTGCTGCCTGACGGAGGGTGTGTGCGGGGCCGATGGTGAGGACCACCGTGCTCATGGCGTCACGGACGAGCATGGGGCGGAGCCACCTCCTAGGAACGCACGGCGCAGGGCTCCGGGGCCGTGCGTTCATGCCCGCCGGAGAAGCCTGTGCGATGCTTCACAAATTCACAAGTGGGGGGACTCTCAGAGTCGCAGGCAAAGAGCGAGTCAACAAGAGGGCGCACGCAGTGAGTTCAGGGGCGCTCGCGAGGCATGGGCGTACCCCTGGTGACTAGTACCGGTCGTTCAGGTAGTCGAGCAGGGTGTCGTGGAGGAGTCCGTTCGAGGCGGCCGCGTTCCCGCTGTGCGGACCCGGGCGACCGTCGAGACCCGTGAAGGAGCCTCCGGCCTCGGTCACGATGATGGCGTTCGCCGCCATGTCCCACAGCGACAGCTCGGGCTCGGCGCAGAGGTCGACCGACCCCTCGGCGACCATCATGTAGGGCCAGAAGTCGCCGTAGCCGCGGGTGCGCCACACCGCGCGCGTCAGATCGAGGAAGCCGCCGAGCCGGCCCTGCTCCTCCCAGCCGGAGAGGGAGGAGTACGCGAAGGACGCGTCGGACAGCGTCGACACGCGCGAGACATGCAGCCGGGACGCCGAGGACAGGCTGCGGCCGGTGAACGCGCCGTGGCCCTTCGCGGCCCACCAACGGCGGCCCAGCGCGGGAGCGGAGACGACGCCGACGACGGGCTGGTAGCCCCCCTCGCCCGCCTCCATGAGGGAGATCAGGGTCGCCCATACCGGTACGCCGCGTACGTAGTTCTTGGTGCCGTCGATCGGGTCGACGACCCAGCGGCGCGGCCCCGTGCCCTCGATGCCGTACTCCTCGCCGAGGATCGCGTCGCGCGGCCGGGCGCGCTGCAGCTGGCCGCGGATCAGCTCCTCGGCGGCCTTGTCGGCCTCGCTCACCGGCGTCATGTCCGGTTTGGTCTCGACCTTGAGATCGAGGGCCTTGAACCGGTCCATGGTCGCGGCGTCGGCGGCGTCCGCGAGTACATGGGCGAGACGCAGGTCATCGAGATAGTCGGGCATGACCGAACGGTATCTGCCCCTTCCGGGAAACGGCCACACGACTCAGGGGATCTTTGCGGGGCACGCGCCCCGCCCCGCGCCGCCGCGCGCTCCCCTGCAGCACCCAGGCGCTGTTGCGTGATCACGGCATGCGATGACCCGTATACGCCCCCGGGCGCCGCCGCGAACCCTTGACAGTGCATGTGTGCGCGTCAAATCTGTGCGTCAGAGCAGCCGGCCCCGAGGGAGGCAATGATGCCTGCAGCGCGGGAATCCCTACTGGACGCCGCTTGTACGGCGCTCGCGCGCCGACCGTGGTCCGCCGTGCGCATGGTGGACGTGGCCGCCGCGGCCGGTGTTTCCCGCCAGACGCTGTACAACGAGTTCGGCAGCAAGGAGGGGCTCGCCCGGGCCCTGGTGCGCCGGGAGGCCGACAACTACCTCGCCGGTGTCGAGCGGGCCCTCGCCACCCACACGGACGCCCGCGAGCGGCTGGCCGCGACCGCCGAGTGGACCGCGGCGGCCGCCCGTGGCAACGCCCTCGTCCGCGCCATGCTCACCGGCTGCTGGAGCGAGCGGCTGCCCACGCCGACGCTCTCGGCGGTGCCGTCCGGCTCCGCCGTGCCTGCGCAGAGGCGGGCCGACGGGCCGTTGCCGTCGCCCGCCGACTTCGTGGCACTGGTGCGTGATCGGGCCGTCGCGGCGGTGGTCGTGCCCGGTATGGGCAAGGGGGATGCGGCGGAGTTGACTCGTTCTTGTGAGCTGGTGGTTCGGCTCGCCCTTTCGTGCGTGGCGGCTCCGCCGGGGGAGGGTGGGGTTGAGGGGCTGGTGCGATTTGCTCTGCCGCGGCAGCTTCGATGAGAGGCGTGCCTGGGTGAGAGAGGTGCGCCTATTTGGGGTGCCAGGGGTTGTGGGTGCGCGGGTGCGGGTTGATTGTGGTGGGTCGCGCAGTTCCCCGCGCCCCTAAAGGGGCTTGCCCCTAGCGGGGCTCGCCCCTCAGTGGGCCGAGCCCGAAAGTTGGAGGCCGATCACGCCTGCGATCACCAGGCTGATCGAGACGATCTTCAACGTCGACACCAGGTCGCCCAGGAACACCATGCCGTAGATCGCCGTCCCGGCCGCGCCGATGCCGGTCCACACCGCGTAGGCCGGGCCCACGTCCAGCTTCCTCAAAGACAGCGTGAGAAGGCCGAAGCTGCCGAGGGCGAAGATGCAGAAGGCGACCGTCGGCCAGAGGCGGGTGAAACCGTGCGAGAGCTTGAGGCAGACGGCAAAACCGGTCTCGAGAAGCCCGGCCACGATGACCAGCAGCCACGCCATGTCTCGTCCTCCCGCGTCCCCACGTCGACTGCTCCGTCTGGATCGGATCCGGCCCGGTGCGAGTAAGCATTTACCGGCCCGCCACAGACCCAAACAACGCGGAGGTCAGTCCCCTTCCTTCCGCTCCCGCGTGGACAGCAGTCTGCGCAGGGAGTACAGCCGTGCCGGATCCGCGTGTCCCTCGGACACCCAGTCGTCCAGGGCACAGTCCGGTTCGTCGTGGCTGCACGCCCGCGGACAGCCCTCGGTGCCGGGCTCCAGGTCCGGGAAGGCATGGATCACGCGGGACGGGTCGATGTGCGCCAGGCCGAAGGACCGTACGCCCGGTGTGTCGATCACCCAGTCGCCGGTCCGGCGCAGCGGCAGGGCGAGCGCCGAGGTCGTGGTGTGCCGGCCGCGGCCGGTCACCGCGTTCACCTGGCCCGTCGTACGCCGCCGGTCCTCCGGCACCAGGGCGTTGACCAGCGTCGTCTTGCCTACGCCGGAGTGCCCGACGAACGCCGTGATCTTGCCCTCCAGGTGCTCGCGCACCCGGTCCGCCGCGTTCCCGTTCTCCAGCTCCTCGCGGCTGGTGACGACGTACGGGATGTCCAGGTCCCCGTACAGCTCCAGGAGTTTGTCCGGCGGGGCCAGGTCCGACTTGGTCATCACGAGGAGGGGTTCCAGGCCGCCGTCGTACGCCGCCACCAGGCAGCGGTCGATCAGGCGCGGGCGGGGTTCCGGGTCGGCCAGGGCCGTGACGATGGCGAGCTGGTCGGCGTTGGCGACGACCACGCGCTCGAAGGGATCGTCGTCGTCGGCGGTGCGACGCAGCAGGGAGGAGCGCTCCTCGATGCGGACGATGCGGGCGAGGGTGTCCTTGGTGCCGGACAGATCGCCGACGAGGGCGACGCGGTCGCCGACCACGGCCGCCTTGCGGCCCAGTTCCCGGGCCTTCATCGCCATGACCGTCCGGTCGTCGACGAGGCACGTCAGCCGGCCGCGGTCGACGGTGAGCACCATGCCCTCGGCCGCGTCCTCGTGCTTGGGCCGGATGTTCGTCCGCGGCCGGTTGCCCTTGCGGTTCGGGCGGGTCCGGATGTCGTCCTCGTCGGTGTGCTTGCCGTAGCGGCGCATGATCTCAAGTCCGCCCGTCAGTTCCCCAGCATCCCGGTCCACAGGTCGGGGAAGTCCGGCAGCGTCTTGGCCGTCGTCGCCACGTTCTCGATCTGCACGCCGTCGACCGCGAGGCCGATGATCGCGCCGGCGGTGGCCATGCGGTGGTCGTCGTATGTGTGAAAGACCCCGCCGTGCAGGCGGCGTGGACGGATGTGCAGGCCGTCGGCGGTCTCGGTGACGTCACCGCCCAGCTCGTTGATCTCCTTGGTGAGCGCGGCCAGGCGGTCGGTCTCGTGCAGCCGCAGATGGGCCACGCCCCGCAGGGTCGAGGGGGAGTCGGCCAGGGCAGCGACCGCGGCGATACCGGGCGTCAGCTCGCCGACCTCGCCCAGGTCCACGTCGATGCCGTGGACGGCCCCCGAACCGGTGAACTCCAGGCCGCGCTCGGTGAGCTCGCAGGAACCGCCCATCTCGGTGAAGATCTGGCGCAGCCGGTCGCCCGGCTGCGTGGTGCGCGCCGGCCAGTCGGGGATGACGACCGTGCCACCGGTCACCAGGGCGGCGGCGAGGAACGGCTGGGCGTTGGACAGGTCCGGCTCGACGGTCAGGTCCCGGCCGAGCAGCGCGCCCGGGGTGACCCGCCAGACATTGGGCTCGCCGCCCGACTCCGGGGTGTCCACCTGGGCGCCGACCGCGCGCAGCATGTCGACGGTCATGCGGATGTGCGGCAGGGAGGGCAGCGTGGCGCCGGTGTGGCGGACCTCGACGCCCTGGTTGAAGCGCGGTGCGGAGAGCAGCAGCGCGCTCACGAACTGGGAGGACGACGACGCGTCGATCGCCACCGGGCCGCCGTCCAGCGCGCCACTGCCGTGCACGGTCAGCGGCAGCGCGCCGCGGCCGTCGTCGTCGATGCGGGCGCCGAGGGCGCGCAGGGCGTCGATCACGCCGTGCAGGGGGCGCTCGTACGAACGCGGGTCGCCGTCGAAGCGGATGGGGCCGTCGGCGAGCGCGGCCACCGGCGGCAGGAAGCGCATCACGGTGCCGGCGTTGCCGACATCGACCGTGGCCGGGCCGTGCAGTGCGGCGGGGATCACGCGCCAGGTCTCGCCGGAGCCGTCGGGGCCGCCCGCGACGGAGGAGCTGGACGACACTGTCTCCTCGATGCCGACGCCCATCGCGCGCAGGGCGGCGGCCATCAGCAAGGTGTCGCGTGAGCGCAGGGGGCGGCGCAGCCAGCCGGGCTCGGAGGCGAGGGCGGCGAGGACGAGGGCGCGGTTGGTGACCGACTTGGACCCGGGCACGTGGACCGTCGCGTCGACGGCTCCGCTCGCGTGCGGGGCGGGCCAGAGGGCGGTGTGTGCGGGGTTAACGGTCATGCGCCCACTTTAGTGGCTGGCCCAGGCCGGAGATCTTGATCAAATGCGGCGAAATCCGATCGAAACCGTTGTCTGTTATAGAGGGCGGAATGTGCCGTGCATATATGCACGGACTCCTTCCCGGACTCGGGTAAAACCTCATGCACGCACGCCTGAGGTCAGGCACGGTGCCGGCCCCGTCAGACCTCCAGCAGCCACCGTCCGCCCCCGATCAGCGAGCACAGCGACACCGCGTGGAACAGGAAGAGCCAGAGGGCCGCAGGCACATGGGTGAGCCGCGACAGTTGGTCCGCGTCCGAGTCCCCGGCACCTCCGCGCGCCCGCTTGGCCTGCAGTTCGAAAGCCGGCCGTACGCCGCCGACCAGCAGGAACCACACCACCGCGTACGCGAACGCCGCCTGCACCTGGGGACCGGCAAGCCATGAGACCAGCAGGAACGCCCCTCCGGTGAGGACCACGGTCAGCGCACCGTACGCGTTGCGGATCATCACCAGCATC
The Streptomyces sp. CGMCC 4.7035 DNA segment above includes these coding regions:
- a CDS encoding tetratricopeptide repeat protein; translated protein: MDVMGDKVTLFETGRIVRPAGGTESGEVVADRDDTGEATEEARRRLAADAGDVEAMSVLGALLLRRGDLDGAEPQLRAATAAGDRAAANNLGVLLHQRGYAEEAAGWWRIAAVAGSAAAAHALGRHHRERGDEPAAEYWLRQSAEQGHTLGAYALADLLEHRGDDGAEQWMRAAAERGHREAAYRLARTLDRKALHEQETGTDNGVKPSALDEVEQWYRQAAARGHRRAALHLGAILEKRGDLKEAGRWYLTSAKDGEARAACALGFLLRDAGDTESAAVWWLRAAQEGDGNAANALGALHAERGETQTAERWYRAAMDAGDVNGAYNLGLLCAEQGRTAQAEQWYRRAAYAGHREAANALAILLLQGGDATGAEPWFSKAAEAGSVDAAFNLGILFAGRGDDEAALVWYERAAAAGHTEAALQVGISRLRDGDERTAERHLRCAAGGGSAEAAYRLATVLDARRPPAPAHELGEPSHEKSECEEWYERAASQGHRRAQVRVGMLAAARGDVVEAARWYREAAEAGSRNGAFNLGLLLAREGSEPEAALWWTRAADAGHGRAALRLALVYARRGELAEGQRWADRAVSLGPAEVAERAARLRDALREELSA
- a CDS encoding ABC transporter substrate-binding protein, which codes for MDKGEFKKEGLDVTLKVLPTPDALPLLAKGDIDALWAAPEAAVTNGIKGGFDIKWVAGNFSPDPKSKSGLWVRLENGETAAQVRMAGRRMGTMIGKGSVIAYLMQQALAQHGGGLDRIQYQQLGSADVLTALQNGGVDSAWLLDPVWRRVDGQPGYAFLGGQPLGGTSAR
- a CDS encoding ABC transporter permease encodes the protein MTTVAPETGESVVVRRPGPRELDPVRTYRRRRALELSLAVTVPLLLVLLWQLAAAQGWIDDRVYPAPSTILADGWDRATAGDLWPDVWATLKRVLAGYAAGTAAGYALGLLMGSLSLVRAALEPLLDALYVVPKLALLPIFLNMFGLGEGPQVALVAATVFFFVWISTMSAVLAIPSGHRDAGRVFGASPWQMFRHVLLPASLPSVRQGDDRDGNAERRVRGTAASRPGQGRVQERGPGRHTEGAADAGRTAVAGEGRHRRAVGGP
- a CDS encoding Fur family transcriptional regulator, which gives rise to MSDLLERLRGRGWRMTAQRRVVAEVLDGEHVHLTADEVHARAVAKLPEISRATVYNTLGELVSLGEVLEVSTDKRAKRYDPNAHRPHHHLVCARCGSIRDVHPTGNPLADLPDSERFGFMVSDVEVTYRGLCPSCAGA
- a CDS encoding catalase translates to MTQEAHVAQGPLTTEAGAPVADNQNSETAGVGGPVLVQDQLLLEKLAHFNRERIPERVVHARGAGAYGTFTVTADVTRYTRAGFLSEVGKQTETFLRFSTVAGNLGAADAVRDPRGFALKFYTEEGNYDLVGNNTPVFFIKDAIKFPDFIHTQKRDPYTGSQEADNVWDFWGLSPESTHQVTWLFGDRGIPASYRHMNGYGSHTYQWNNEAGEVFWVKYHFKTDQGIKNLTQAEANKLAGEDPDSHQRDLREAIERGEFPTWTVQVQIMPAAEAATYRFNPFDLTKVWPHEDYPPIEIGKLELNRNPENIFAEVEQSIFSPAHFVPGIGPSPDKMLQGRLFAYGDAHRYRVGINADHLPVNRPHATEARTNSRDGFLYDGRHKGAKNYEPNSFGGPFQTDRPLWQSTSNFTAGTGNHETPVHAEDDDFVQAGNLYRLMSEGEKDRLIENLAGFIAKVSRDDIAERAINNFRQADGDFGKRLEAAVQALRG
- a CDS encoding CBS domain-containing protein, translated to MLVRDAMSTVVLTIGPAHTLRQAAALMSARRVGAAVVLDPDAGGLGILTERDILNSVGLGQCPDTERAHAHTTTDVVFAVPSWTLEEAARAMTHGGFRHLIVLERDEPVGVVSVRDIIRCWAPARRRVPAGSH
- the hisN gene encoding histidinol-phosphatase, with the translated sequence MPDYLDDLRLAHVLADAADAATMDRFKALDLKVETKPDMTPVSEADKAAEELIRGQLQRARPRDAILGEEYGIEGTGPRRWVVDPIDGTKNYVRGVPVWATLISLMEAGEGGYQPVVGVVSAPALGRRWWAAKGHGAFTGRSLSSASRLHVSRVSTLSDASFAYSSLSGWEEQGRLGGFLDLTRAVWRTRGYGDFWPYMMVAEGSVDLCAEPELSLWDMAANAIIVTEAGGSFTGLDGRPGPHSGNAAASNGLLHDTLLDYLNDRY
- a CDS encoding TetR/AcrR family transcriptional regulator, whose translation is MMPAARESLLDAACTALARRPWSAVRMVDVAAAAGVSRQTLYNEFGSKEGLARALVRREADNYLAGVERALATHTDARERLAATAEWTAAAARGNALVRAMLTGCWSERLPTPTLSAVPSGSAVPAQRRADGPLPSPADFVALVRDRAVAAVVVPGMGKGDAAELTRSCELVVRLALSCVAAPPGEGGVEGLVRFALPRQLR
- a CDS encoding DMT family transporter, which gives rise to MAWLLVIVAGLLETGFAVCLKLSHGFTRLWPTVAFCIFALGSFGLLTLSLRKLDVGPAYAVWTGIGAAGTAIYGMVFLGDLVSTLKIVSISLVIAGVIGLQLSGSAH